In Blastopirellula sp. J2-11, a single genomic region encodes these proteins:
- a CDS encoding YbhN family protein gives MSESSPKGSWKSWLKLAAKIVIFLVVVAGVWYNVDRAVQDMRTHGDSVGPIQWGWLVAAGVIYALASLPMATYWYCVLLALGQRPTFGRAVRAFFIGHLGKYVPGKAMVVVLRTSLVQGEHVEKTVAAVAVFIETLTMVAVGAAYSGAILAILFREQAILITVAVVLGLCAFVPTLPPIFRKVVIFLRVTRLNPRLEEHLEGLNYRLMLIGWGAYFVAWSLMGLSYLAVMQAIPGAVATLATPWEALPLLIAAVGLAMIAGFVSLLPGGFGIRELILMQLTAPVFGRPIAVVAAVMLRVCWMVAEIVISIILYILPFAVSRRKAADAAVDDSVPTPPIAR, from the coding sequence TTGTCTGAGTCATCGCCGAAAGGTTCCTGGAAAAGCTGGCTAAAGCTTGCGGCGAAGATCGTCATCTTTCTCGTGGTGGTCGCAGGGGTTTGGTACAACGTCGATCGCGCCGTGCAAGATATGCGCACCCATGGCGATTCGGTCGGGCCAATCCAATGGGGCTGGCTCGTCGCGGCAGGCGTTATCTACGCGCTGGCTTCGCTGCCGATGGCTACCTATTGGTACTGCGTCCTGCTTGCTTTGGGGCAGCGGCCTACCTTTGGGCGAGCTGTACGAGCCTTCTTTATCGGGCATTTAGGAAAGTATGTGCCGGGCAAAGCGATGGTAGTGGTCTTGCGAACCAGCCTGGTGCAGGGAGAGCATGTCGAGAAAACGGTCGCGGCAGTCGCCGTGTTTATCGAAACGTTGACGATGGTCGCCGTGGGCGCCGCCTATTCGGGCGCGATCCTGGCGATTCTTTTTCGTGAGCAGGCGATCTTAATCACGGTGGCGGTGGTGTTGGGCCTGTGCGCTTTTGTGCCGACGTTGCCGCCGATTTTTCGCAAGGTCGTGATTTTTTTGCGCGTGACCCGACTCAATCCGCGATTGGAAGAACATCTGGAAGGACTCAACTATCGCTTGATGCTGATCGGCTGGGGCGCTTATTTTGTGGCCTGGTCTTTGATGGGGCTCAGTTATTTGGCGGTGATGCAGGCCATTCCCGGCGCAGTAGCGACCTTGGCGACCCCCTGGGAGGCGCTGCCGTTATTGATCGCCGCGGTCGGTCTGGCGATGATCGCCGGCTTCGTCTCGCTGTTGCCGGGCGGATTTGGGATTCGCGAGTTAATCCTGATGCAGTTGACCGCGCCGGTCTTTGGCCGGCCGATCGCCGTGGTTGCGGCGGTGATGCTGCGCGTCTGCTGGATGGTGGCGGAAATCGTAATCTCAATTATTCTATATATCTTGCCTTTTGCCGTTTCGCGACGCAAAGCAGCCGATGCTGCGGTCGATGATTCGGTTCCCACCCCGCCTATTGCTCGCTAA
- a CDS encoding glycosyltransferase family 2 protein codes for MRLSAVIPVYNEADSLRELHRELTEVAAANGYPMEIIFVDDGSSDASWEVERELAESDPQVKAIRFRRNFGKAAALDAGFRVARGELIMTLDADLQDDPHEIPRFLEQIEKGFDVVSGYKQVRHDPWHKVLPSRIFNWMVSTLTGVRLHDHNCGMKCYRREIFEEVRLYGELHRFVPVLASARGWKIGEIVIQHRARQHGQSKYGFFRIFKGFLDLLTVKFITGFGQRPQHLLGGIGLAFFAFGGLGMTVLAIWWCLSRIPALGLTPLNIHETAMIFYVITALLLGTQFLMVGLLAELITAQNSRGQSPYSISETAGYLKPHDSSSDQSV; via the coding sequence TTGCGTCTTTCTGCCGTCATCCCCGTTTATAACGAAGCGGATAGTCTTCGTGAATTGCATCGAGAATTGACCGAGGTCGCCGCTGCGAACGGCTATCCGATGGAGATTATCTTCGTCGATGACGGTTCGAGCGACGCATCTTGGGAAGTGGAGCGCGAACTCGCCGAAAGCGACCCGCAGGTGAAAGCGATTCGCTTTCGCCGCAATTTTGGCAAAGCTGCGGCGCTGGATGCTGGATTTCGCGTGGCCCGCGGCGAACTGATCATGACGCTCGACGCCGACTTGCAGGATGATCCGCACGAGATCCCCCGCTTTCTCGAACAAATCGAAAAGGGCTTTGACGTCGTCAGCGGCTACAAGCAAGTGCGGCATGATCCCTGGCACAAGGTTTTGCCTTCGCGCATTTTCAACTGGATGGTCAGCACGCTGACCGGCGTTCGTTTGCACGATCACAACTGCGGCATGAAATGCTATCGCCGCGAGATCTTTGAAGAAGTTCGCTTATACGGCGAACTGCATCGCTTTGTGCCGGTGTTGGCCTCGGCGCGCGGTTGGAAGATCGGCGAGATCGTCATTCAACATCGGGCCCGGCAGCATGGTCAATCGAAGTACGGCTTCTTTCGGATCTTCAAAGGCTTTCTCGATCTGCTGACGGTCAAGTTTATCACCGGCTTTGGACAGCGTCCGCAGCATTTGCTGGGAGGGATCGGGCTCGCCTTTTTCGCTTTCGGCGGATTGGGGATGACGGTCTTGGCGATCTGGTGGTGCTTGTCTCGGATTCCGGCGCTCGGACTGACCCCGCTCAATATTCATGAAACGGCGATGATCTTTTACGTGATCACGGCGCTGTTGTTAGGGACGCAATTTTTGATGGTCGGTTTGCTGGCGGAACTGATCACGGCGCAAAACTCACGCGGCCAATCTCCTTACTCGATCTCGGAGACCGCCGGCTATCTCAAACCTCACGATTCAAGCTCTGACCAATCTGTATGA
- a CDS encoding TIGR03067 domain-containing protein, protein MNSRFTLSLVFALCLSVAGVRAEEESSEKSQLQGVWILSQGEANGKSLNQLLKDRGLGGLQIKFSDDLMTMTGFGGPDHKWKFSLLPMNQPQAIRLVAIETQGKTPQGTTLTGIYAIEKDVLKLCLPADSTVDPPKKFEAPSGSRYSMLTLKRQSKEDESRAEP, encoded by the coding sequence ATGAACTCCCGATTTACACTCTCGCTGGTTTTCGCATTGTGCCTCAGCGTTGCCGGCGTTCGAGCCGAGGAAGAATCAAGCGAGAAGTCGCAACTGCAGGGCGTCTGGATCTTGTCGCAAGGCGAGGCCAACGGCAAGTCGTTGAACCAACTACTCAAGGATCGTGGACTCGGTGGACTCCAGATCAAGTTCTCAGACGACCTAATGACGATGACTGGATTTGGCGGCCCCGATCACAAGTGGAAATTTTCTCTCTTGCCCATGAATCAGCCGCAAGCGATTCGATTGGTCGCCATTGAGACGCAAGGCAAAACGCCACAAGGAACAACTCTGACCGGCATCTACGCGATCGAAAAGGACGTGCTCAAACTCTGTTTACCAGCTGATTCGACCGTAGATCCGCCCAAGAAATTTGAGGCCCCCAGCGGATCTCGTTATTCGATGTTGACGCTGAAACGCCAATCCAAAGAGGACGAATCGCGCGCCGAGCCATGA